CTGAAGGCGATATCTTCGAAATGGAATTGTCGCTCTTCGGCCGGGGCCTGTCCTACCTCCCCCATTTCATTCATGCGTTCGAACGCCTCGGGCGGATGGGCCTGGGGAGGGGCCGCGCAAAGTTCTTTATTCAGTATGTCCGCAATACGGTGGACGGCGCCGCGGTCTACGACGAACGCACGGGAATCAACCTGGCCGCCGCGAGCCCCGTGCCGGTTTGCGCCGAAACGGTTCCGAAAAAAATAAAAATCAGCTTTATCACGCCATGCCGTATAAGGGAAAACGGCTGCGACCTGCGCGTGCCGGTTCTCTCCTCAATTGTACGAAATATCGCGCGAAAGTACGACACCATCTGCCGATTTTACGGCGATGAGCCGTCCGGGCTCGACAGGGAGACCCTTGCGGAGTCAGCGGTCATGGCCATTATGGAAGGCAAGGAGCTTTCGTGGACGTCCGCGACCAGGTACTCGAAAAGGAAAGCTGCAACAATGAAGCTGGGCGGATTTACGGGCTGGGCCACATACAGCGGCCTTCTGGCGGCCGTGTACCCCCTGCTCAAACTCGGCGAGGTGCTTCAGGTGGGCAAAAACACCTCGTTCGGGTACGGGGCCATCCGTATTGAGGATTGTTCCCGGCCCAGGGATTCCATTTGGAATTTGCGTGCCCTTTTAAAGAGGTCCGGATAATGAACAACGATAATTACGAAGTGCTGTTGGCCGCCCTTCTGCACGACATCGGCAAGTTCAAACAGCGCGCCT
This genomic window from Spirochaetota bacterium contains:
- the cas6 gene encoding CRISPR system precrRNA processing endoribonuclease RAMP protein Cas6 — translated: MPLNRIKLYRFAFGFRAQDPLQFSAFPGSALRGGFGHALLKAVCLADPAAPSCSPCAFAPSCAYAAVFESPNTGDAEIMKKATHRPHPFAMAPLFRHPVLFAEGDIFEMELSLFGRGLSYLPHFIHAFERLGRMGLGRGRAKFFIQYVRNTVDGAAVYDERTGINLAAASPVPVCAETVPKKIKISFITPCRIRENGCDLRVPVLSSIVRNIARKYDTICRFYGDEPSGLDRETLAESAVMAIMEGKELSWTSATRYSKRKAATMKLGGFTGWATYSGLLAAVYPLLKLGEVLQVGKNTSFGYGAIRIEDCSRPRDSIWNLRALLKRSG